A single Pedobacter sp. PACM 27299 DNA region contains:
- a CDS encoding glycoside hydrolase family 18 protein: protein MKITLGLITVVLFLGSMKNDDLKTEVLKSNLQPQKKVVIGYVGGFRGLVNTDRISPEKLTHINYAFVDVQRNRAFLTNERTDTVNFRKLLLLKKKNPALQVLISIGGWAWSKNFSDAMLTDTSRAAFATSAVNIIRKYKLDGVDIDWEYPGQPGEVGNIYRPEDGRNFTLMFEALRKELDVLEKKTAQKKLLTTAVGGFSDFLLHTEMNKAAEYLDYINLMTYDYYSGKIAGHHTNLYSSKLYPSANSADNAIRAYVKAGVPISKLVMGIAFYGRNSKVGPGTSTGLGANYIKGEFGSGYTQIKDSLVNRKGFREFKDEAAKASYLYNAATQTLITYDDEWSVREKCRYVIDQNMGGVMFWEYASDPKEYLLNEVIKSLK, encoded by the coding sequence ATGAAAATAACGCTCGGTTTAATTACAGTTGTTCTGTTTTTGGGATCCATGAAAAATGATGATTTGAAAACTGAAGTTTTGAAAAGTAATCTCCAGCCTCAGAAAAAGGTGGTCATTGGTTATGTAGGTGGTTTCAGAGGACTAGTGAATACAGATCGAATCTCCCCAGAAAAACTAACCCATATTAATTATGCTTTTGTGGATGTTCAGAGAAATCGCGCTTTCCTGACCAATGAACGAACAGATACAGTAAATTTCAGGAAACTCTTGCTGTTAAAAAAGAAGAACCCTGCACTTCAGGTTCTGATTTCAATTGGAGGTTGGGCATGGAGTAAAAATTTTTCTGATGCCATGCTAACAGATACTTCGAGGGCTGCTTTCGCGACAAGTGCAGTAAATATTATAAGAAAATATAAGCTGGATGGGGTTGATATTGATTGGGAATATCCAGGACAACCAGGAGAGGTTGGCAATATCTATCGTCCAGAAGATGGACGCAACTTCACTTTAATGTTTGAAGCACTCCGAAAAGAATTGGATGTTTTAGAAAAGAAAACTGCTCAAAAGAAATTACTGACTACTGCTGTTGGTGGTTTTTCAGACTTCTTGCTGCATACAGAAATGAATAAGGCAGCAGAATATCTCGATTATATAAACTTGATGACTTATGATTATTATTCTGGCAAAATAGCAGGGCACCATACTAATTTGTATTCTTCTAAGCTTTATCCATCGGCAAACTCTGCAGATAATGCAATTAGAGCTTATGTAAAAGCAGGTGTACCTATTTCGAAATTAGTGATGGGTATCGCATTTTATGGTAGAAATAGCAAAGTAGGACCGGGAACGTCAACAGGGTTAGGAGCAAATTACATTAAAGGTGAATTTGGAAGTGGCTATACACAGATAAAAGATAGTTTAGTAAACAGAAAGGGATTTAGGGAATTTAAAGATGAGGCTGCAAAGGCGTCCTACCTGTACAATGCAGCTACTCAAACTTTAATTACCTATGATGATGAGTGGTCGGTCAGGGAAAAATGCAGATATGTAATAGACCAGAATATGGGAGGTGTTATGTTTTGGGAATATGCCTCAGATCCAAAGGAATACCTGTTAAATGAAGTGATAAAGTCTTTAAAATAA
- a CDS encoding LacI family DNA-binding transcriptional regulator: MNNSITLKDIAKALNLSTSTISKALNDSYEIGEETKKKVIAYATAHHYVPNRMAKGLKQGRSRSIGVVVCSLDNNFVAQMLDGIDKISTEKSYQIIIMQSKESQKQEIACIDLLYSGGIDGLLISPACETTDFSYLKNLQESGLPMVLFDRLTDQINTHKVGADNFKGAYDATMHLINNGFRRIAHLNTNTKLSISTDRLNGYKQALSDQNITFNPTYLRSCDYTDTYKLNDDLEEAIRYYMTLPEPPDAIFTATDQITTRCLSLLNKLGYKIPQDLALIGFTNTELADAMNPPLSTIHQPAFEIGKLAAEKLISLIEKKHREVDFETIRMDTQIMFRASTQSTSNSH; this comes from the coding sequence ATGAACAACAGTATCACATTGAAGGATATTGCAAAAGCTCTCAACCTATCTACTTCTACAATTTCCAAAGCACTAAATGATAGCTATGAAATTGGCGAAGAGACAAAAAAGAAGGTGATTGCTTATGCGACAGCACATCATTATGTGCCAAATCGTATGGCTAAAGGCTTAAAACAAGGCAGAAGCCGTTCAATTGGTGTGGTAGTGTGTTCATTGGACAATAATTTTGTGGCGCAGATGTTAGATGGTATTGATAAAATCAGTACTGAAAAATCCTACCAGATCATCATTATGCAAAGTAAGGAATCGCAAAAACAAGAGATTGCCTGTATCGACCTGCTGTATTCAGGAGGCATAGACGGCTTGCTCATCTCCCCTGCTTGTGAAACTACCGACTTCAGTTATCTTAAAAATTTACAGGAATCTGGTCTGCCAATGGTTTTATTTGACCGGCTTACAGATCAAATTAATACTCATAAAGTAGGTGCAGATAACTTTAAAGGTGCTTATGATGCCACTATGCACCTGATCAACAATGGCTTTAGGCGAATTGCTCACCTGAACACTAACACCAAACTAAGCATCTCTACAGACCGATTAAACGGCTATAAACAAGCGCTTTCAGATCAAAACATCACCTTCAACCCTACCTATCTCCGCTCTTGTGATTATACGGACACCTACAAATTAAATGATGATCTAGAAGAAGCAATTCGGTATTATATGACTTTACCAGAACCTCCAGATGCGATTTTTACCGCTACAGATCAGATTACAACGCGCTGTCTTTCTTTATTAAATAAGCTTGGTTACAAAATCCCACAGGATCTGGCCTTGATTGGTTTCACAAATACAGAACTGGCTGATGCGATGAACCCTCCTTTGAGTACCATACATCAACCAGCTTTTGAGATCGGAAAGCTTGCTGCTGAAAAGTTAATTTCATTAATTGAAAAAAAACACCGGGAAGTAGATTTTGAAACCATAAGAATGGATACACAAATCATGTTTAGAGCTTCTACTCAAAGCACTAGTAATTCCCACTAA
- a CDS encoding LTA synthase family protein has translation MSFSFLFKSRYSVLFSYVATFIAGSFLIRLGLMAATLEKTDFSFLSILRIFGQGLIYDFGVAMFLVLFYAIYLCFLPQRFLKSWFNIFLSYSVLFLMILIAMFSFFAELTFWQEFESRFNFIAVDYLVYTYEVIHNINESYPLPFLIGGVMLISLLVLFGLVKIGSFKLHFQSDTSFRKRGAISAIIILISAIYGFFIPNSWAETGPNRYHNELAKAGIYSIFSAFKNNELNYNHFYKMLDKQEAFRVIRSVLQEDNSRYLMSGNGIKREIKGTGNTAYKPNVIMITVESLSADFMSHFGNKEGLTPILDSLASTNLLFTNMYATGTRTVRGMEALSLAIPPTPGSSIVRRPDNDSLTTIGNIFEKAGYHRSFYYGGDGYFDNMNQYFGSNGYDITDRGRKVMAGDHYLTRRTIITDDQVHFENAWGISDEDLYRAVIKGSDHQFEEGKPFYSFVMTTSNHRPFTYPAGEINIPSGTGRNGALRYTDYAIGKFLREASIKPWFKNTVVIIVADHCASSAGKNEIDISKFHIPCIVLNLPAAKRREITPLCSQIDLYPTLFNLMDWTYESNLFGKDVLAKSYVPRTFLGTYQKLAYLKNDSLVVLSPQQKVETYLYNQKKNEQLPRKFSGEIVKEAIANYQTAYDLFKNGGLHQ, from the coding sequence ATGAGCTTTTCTTTTCTGTTTAAATCGAGGTACAGTGTGCTTTTTTCTTATGTAGCAACCTTCATTGCCGGGTCGTTCCTGATTCGTCTTGGATTGATGGCTGCTACATTGGAAAAAACTGATTTTTCCTTTCTTTCTATCCTGCGTATTTTTGGTCAAGGTCTCATTTACGACTTTGGTGTGGCCATGTTCCTGGTTTTGTTTTACGCCATCTACTTGTGTTTTCTTCCTCAACGATTTCTAAAATCCTGGTTCAATATTTTCCTCAGCTATTCGGTTTTATTTTTAATGATATTGATTGCTATGTTTTCTTTTTTTGCTGAGCTTACTTTTTGGCAGGAATTTGAAAGCCGCTTTAATTTTATTGCTGTTGATTATCTGGTTTATACGTACGAAGTCATACATAATATCAATGAATCTTATCCTTTACCCTTTCTAATCGGTGGAGTGATGCTGATTAGCTTGCTGGTGTTGTTTGGTCTCGTAAAAATCGGTTCATTTAAGCTTCATTTTCAATCAGATACTTCATTTAGGAAACGTGGGGCGATCTCTGCTATAATCATATTGATCTCTGCGATTTATGGTTTTTTTATCCCCAATTCATGGGCGGAAACAGGTCCCAATCGCTACCATAATGAATTAGCTAAGGCTGGAATTTATTCCATCTTTTCAGCCTTTAAAAACAATGAACTTAATTACAATCATTTTTATAAAATGCTAGATAAGCAGGAGGCTTTTCGGGTGATTAGGTCTGTTCTTCAGGAAGATAATAGTCGGTATTTAATGTCTGGTAATGGTATAAAAAGGGAGATCAAAGGAACTGGGAATACCGCTTACAAACCTAATGTGATCATGATTACTGTGGAGAGTTTAAGTGCAGACTTTATGTCCCATTTTGGAAATAAAGAAGGTCTAACACCTATACTGGATTCTTTAGCCTCCACAAATTTGTTGTTTACTAATATGTATGCTACAGGAACAAGGACAGTAAGAGGAATGGAAGCACTTTCGCTGGCTATCCCACCAACACCTGGCAGCAGTATTGTTAGACGTCCTGACAATGACAGTCTAACCACTATAGGAAACATCTTTGAAAAAGCAGGTTACCATCGCAGTTTTTATTACGGAGGAGATGGATACTTCGATAATATGAACCAATATTTTGGTAGTAATGGTTATGATATTACTGACCGAGGCAGAAAAGTGATGGCCGGTGATCACTATCTGACCAGGCGAACTATCATTACTGATGATCAGGTACATTTTGAAAATGCCTGGGGAATCAGTGATGAAGATCTTTATCGTGCGGTAATTAAAGGATCTGATCATCAATTTGAGGAAGGAAAACCGTTTTATAGTTTTGTGATGACCACCTCAAACCATCGTCCATTTACTTATCCGGCAGGAGAAATTAACATTCCGTCGGGAACAGGCCGAAATGGTGCTTTAAGGTATACAGACTATGCCATTGGTAAATTTTTGCGTGAAGCCAGCATCAAACCCTGGTTCAAAAATACGGTTGTGATAATTGTGGCAGACCATTGCGCCAGTAGTGCGGGTAAAAATGAAATCGACATCAGCAAATTTCATATTCCTTGTATAGTATTAAATTTACCTGCTGCTAAAAGACGTGAAATTACTCCCTTGTGTTCTCAAATAGATCTTTATCCAACTTTATTTAATTTGATGGACTGGACTTATGAAAGTAATCTTTTTGGTAAAGATGTATTGGCTAAGTCTTATGTTCCAAGGACTTTTCTAGGCACTTATCAGAAGCTTGCCTACCTTAAAAATGATAGCTTAGTGGTACTGAGTCCTCAGCAAAAAGTGGAAACTTATTTATACAACCAGAAGAAAAATGAACAGCTTCCTCGAAAATTCTCTGGGGAAATAGTAAAAGAGGCCATTGCGAATTACCAGACTGCCTATGATCTTTTCAAGAATGGTGGGCTTCATCAATAA
- a CDS encoding sensor histidine kinase, whose translation MKLSSRYNRVNILVSLLVLLLTGVIYYLVIHFILTEKLDRDLRIEEEEIRAYVQKYHKLPLPGDFHDQKVSYRVVNPSDTAGRSYTNSIYVNEKEHEKEPGRSLKTVMKVNDQLVEVTVVKSRLEAEDLVRIIFLISLLIIVLLLVTLFLVNRFLLNSLWRPFYHILDQMKAFNLTGKNEVKVEQSKIDEFVELNQAVLLMSQRVKEDYKELKSFTDNAAHEMMTPLAVINSKLDTLLQTAGFSDQQGELIEDIYLAVGRLSRLNHSLLLLAKIENNMIKNEEPISLKALIEQKLRQFQELLQSAEIEVDIDLQDKEVLMSKYLADILLNNMVSNALRHNIRPGRIEIVLTGDQLIFKNTGIDLSLDGTRTFERFNKTASSEGMGLGLAISRQICQHYGFTMTYAYADHLHVFSVVFRI comes from the coding sequence ATGAAACTTTCCAGTCGATATAATCGGGTAAATATATTGGTTTCTCTACTGGTATTACTACTTACCGGAGTCATTTATTATCTGGTGATTCATTTTATATTGACTGAGAAACTGGACCGCGATCTTCGGATTGAAGAAGAGGAAATACGCGCTTATGTTCAAAAATACCATAAACTTCCATTACCAGGGGATTTTCATGACCAAAAGGTCAGCTATCGAGTAGTTAACCCATCAGATACTGCAGGTCGAAGTTATACGAATAGTATATATGTGAACGAAAAGGAGCATGAGAAAGAACCAGGTAGAAGTCTGAAAACAGTTATGAAAGTAAATGATCAGTTGGTGGAGGTTACCGTGGTGAAATCCAGACTAGAAGCGGAAGATTTGGTGCGTATTATTTTTCTGATCAGTTTATTAATCATTGTTTTGCTGTTGGTCACGCTCTTTCTGGTAAACAGGTTTCTACTGAATAGTTTATGGCGACCCTTTTACCATATTCTAGATCAGATGAAGGCTTTTAACCTGACTGGCAAAAATGAGGTTAAAGTAGAACAAAGTAAGATTGACGAATTTGTAGAATTGAATCAAGCTGTTTTGTTAATGTCTCAGCGCGTAAAAGAAGACTATAAAGAGCTAAAATCTTTTACAGACAATGCAGCTCATGAAATGATGACACCACTGGCAGTGATCAATTCGAAACTGGATACCTTACTGCAAACCGCAGGTTTTAGTGATCAACAAGGAGAATTGATCGAGGATATTTACTTAGCTGTAGGCCGGCTATCTCGCTTAAATCACTCTTTGCTGCTGCTGGCTAAGATTGAAAACAATATGATCAAAAATGAAGAGCCAATTTCGCTTAAAGCTTTGATCGAGCAGAAACTAAGACAGTTTCAGGAACTGCTGCAATCTGCAGAGATTGAAGTTGACATAGACTTACAGGATAAAGAGGTACTGATGAGTAAGTATCTTGCTGATATTTTGCTTAATAATATGGTTAGCAATGCTTTGCGTCATAATATCAGGCCGGGAAGAATTGAAATTGTGCTGACAGGGGATCAGTTAATTTTTAAAAACACTGGAATAGATCTATCTTTAGATGGAACCAGAACTTTTGAACGATTCAATAAAACAGCTAGTTCCGAAGGAATGGGCTTGGGCCTAGCAATCTCCCGACAAATATGTCAGCACTATGGATTTACAATGACCTATGCTTATGCTGATCATTTGCATGTTTTTTCCGTTGTTTTTAGGATTTAA
- a CDS encoding helix-turn-helix domain-containing protein has translation MKTLGEKFRILRQKKGVNQKAMADLLDISIPAYSKLETSITDPNFSRINQIAEVHGLSLREFLDVGEEGVSEHIQIIEQLKEKISQLESSVIRLQSKLIDLYDKEDQRNKNA, from the coding sequence ATGAAAACATTAGGGGAGAAATTTAGAATTTTACGTCAAAAAAAAGGGGTCAACCAAAAAGCGATGGCCGATCTGTTGGATATCTCAATTCCAGCATACTCAAAGCTAGAAACCAGCATTACTGATCCTAACTTCAGCCGCATCAATCAGATCGCTGAAGTTCATGGATTGAGCTTGAGAGAGTTTCTAGATGTAGGGGAAGAAGGCGTAAGTGAACACATCCAGATCATCGAACAATTGAAGGAAAAAATCAGTCAATTGGAGAGTTCTGTGATTCGTTTACAAAGTAAACTGATTGATTTATATGATAAAGAAGATCAGCGTAATAAAAACGCTTAA
- a CDS encoding TetR/AcrR family transcriptional regulator, translated as MGSKERIQRLKEDTRLNILDAALEIVKEDGWQSLSMRKIADKIEYTAPIIYEYFANKEGILLELTRKGYVILLQELKAANNQHELPQDQLEGMWMAYWDFAFKYKELYQLMYGVDMSCCEVMKAFPEAEATTNIICDTIKELMVADPIDDDLVCRKYFTFWSVVHGLISINFVRKGTDNTTNQHILRDALKGIIKYVND; from the coding sequence ATGGGCAGTAAAGAACGCATACAACGATTAAAAGAGGACACAAGACTCAATATATTGGATGCTGCACTCGAAATCGTGAAAGAAGATGGTTGGCAGTCGCTCAGTATGAGAAAGATTGCTGATAAAATTGAATATACCGCACCCATTATTTATGAGTATTTTGCTAATAAAGAGGGGATCTTACTGGAATTAACCAGAAAAGGATATGTGATTCTTTTACAGGAATTGAAAGCAGCAAACAATCAGCATGAATTGCCACAAGACCAATTAGAAGGAATGTGGATGGCTTATTGGGATTTTGCCTTTAAATACAAAGAGCTGTACCAATTGATGTATGGTGTAGACATGAGTTGCTGTGAAGTGATGAAAGCGTTTCCTGAAGCAGAAGCGACGACAAATATTATCTGTGATACCATAAAGGAGCTCATGGTTGCTGATCCTATAGATGATGATTTGGTTTGTAGGAAGTATTTCACTTTTTGGTCTGTAGTACATGGCTTAATTTCTATCAATTTCGTTCGTAAGGGGACGGATAATACCACAAATCAACACATCCTAAGAGATGCGCTCAAAGGAATTATAAAATATGTTAACGATTAA
- the uxuA gene encoding mannonate dehydratase, with translation MDKKNHKLLQTWRWYGPSDPVSLSDVKQAGATGIVTALHHIPHGEVWPVADILERKSIIEASGLHWAVVESVPVHESIKTRRKDADVYLDNYNQSLKNLASCGIKTVCYNFMPVLDWTRTQLDLTMNDGSKALYFNWTDLAIFDLFILKREAASEDYSEAIRERARLRHSEMSAAELDLLRINVLMGIPNEKEIELEALRNSIDEYKEIGTAGLKENLTWFLNGIAEVCESEGIKMTIHPDDPPYPILGLPRIASTKEDLLYIINSVNLDFNGICFCTGSLGAGLNNNLPEIFEAVKSRVHFLHLRNVTKDEEGNFYEADHLGGDVNMYEVMKAIVAENISRAFPIPFRPDHGHQMLDDLAKHTNPGYSAIGRLRGLAELRGLELGISGNY, from the coding sequence ATGGATAAAAAGAATCATAAATTATTACAGACATGGCGCTGGTATGGGCCATCAGATCCGGTGAGTTTATCGGATGTGAAACAAGCAGGTGCAACAGGAATTGTTACGGCTTTACACCATATTCCCCATGGGGAAGTATGGCCGGTTGCGGATATTTTAGAACGAAAATCAATCATTGAGGCCTCTGGATTACACTGGGCAGTTGTAGAGAGTGTACCTGTTCATGAGTCGATAAAAACCAGGCGTAAAGATGCAGATGTATACCTGGATAATTACAATCAAAGTTTGAAAAATCTAGCTTCTTGTGGGATTAAAACGGTATGTTATAATTTTATGCCGGTATTGGATTGGACGCGTACACAATTGGACTTGACGATGAATGATGGTTCTAAAGCGTTATATTTCAACTGGACAGATTTGGCCATTTTTGATCTTTTTATTTTGAAAAGGGAGGCAGCTTCTGAGGATTATTCTGAAGCGATCAGGGAAAGAGCCAGGTTGAGACATTCGGAGATGAGTGCTGCCGAACTCGATTTATTGAGAATCAATGTTTTGATGGGCATTCCTAATGAGAAGGAAATTGAGCTGGAAGCTTTACGCAATAGTATCGATGAGTATAAAGAAATTGGAACTGCTGGTTTAAAAGAAAATCTGACTTGGTTCCTGAATGGAATTGCTGAAGTATGTGAGTCGGAAGGAATCAAAATGACGATCCATCCTGATGATCCACCGTATCCGATTTTGGGTCTTCCCCGCATAGCGAGTACGAAAGAAGATTTATTATATATTATTAATAGTGTAAATCTGGATTTTAATGGCATTTGTTTTTGTACAGGTTCATTGGGTGCAGGTTTAAATAATAACCTGCCTGAGATCTTTGAAGCAGTAAAATCAAGGGTTCATTTTTTACACCTTAGAAATGTAACAAAGGATGAAGAAGGTAATTTTTATGAAGCAGACCACCTGGGAGGTGATGTAAATATGTATGAGGTAATGAAAGCAATTGTAGCAGAAAATATTTCCAGAGCATTTCCAATACCTTTTCGCCCGGATCATGGTCACCAGATGCTGGACGACCTTGCCAAACATACAAATCCGGGTTATTCCGCAATTGGCCGTTTACGTGGCCTGGCAGAACTACGCGGATTGGAATTAGGAATTAGTGGGAATTACTAG
- a CDS encoding SDR family oxidoreductase produces the protein MNGKDLFSLENKVIVITGATGVLGESFALAVAAAGAKVAILGRNEEKANERVKAITINGGEAIAVITDVLDEKALILARTQILNAWGTIDGLVNAAGGNIPGATIGPDQNIFDTNIADTQKAVELNLFGTVLPTHVFGRVIAEKGKGSIVNISSLAAQRPLTRVLGYTLGKNAIEGYTKWMAIELAQRYGDRVRVNALAPGVFLTEQNRSLLTHPDGSYTDRAQRFVNHTPFGRLGKPEELNGTLIYLLSDASAFVNGETILVDGGFNAYSGV, from the coding sequence ATGAACGGCAAAGATCTGTTTTCATTGGAAAACAAGGTGATTGTAATTACCGGAGCCACCGGTGTGTTAGGCGAGTCATTTGCACTGGCTGTTGCTGCTGCAGGTGCGAAGGTTGCCATTTTAGGCAGGAACGAGGAGAAAGCTAATGAACGCGTCAAAGCAATCACGATAAATGGTGGTGAGGCCATAGCCGTCATCACAGATGTGCTGGATGAAAAAGCATTGATTTTAGCAAGAACACAAATTTTAAACGCATGGGGAACTATTGATGGTTTAGTTAATGCTGCTGGAGGTAACATTCCGGGGGCAACTATTGGTCCAGATCAGAACATATTTGACACTAATATTGCAGATACTCAGAAAGCTGTAGAACTTAACCTTTTTGGTACAGTATTACCTACACATGTATTTGGTCGGGTAATCGCAGAAAAGGGGAAAGGATCAATTGTGAATATCTCTTCGCTGGCTGCACAACGCCCTTTAACCAGAGTTTTGGGTTATACCTTAGGAAAAAATGCGATTGAAGGCTATACGAAATGGATGGCAATAGAGCTGGCACAACGTTATGGCGATCGGGTTAGAGTTAATGCACTTGCGCCTGGTGTGTTTTTGACGGAGCAAAATCGTTCATTGCTTACCCATCCAGATGGGTCTTATACAGATCGTGCACAACGTTTTGTAAATCATACCCCTTTTGGTAGATTAGGGAAACCCGAAGAATTGAATGGAACATTAATTTATTTATTGAGCGACGCTTCGGCTTTTGTAAATGGAGAAACAATATTGGTAGATGGTGGATTTAATGCCTATAGTGGTGTATAA
- a CDS encoding response regulator transcription factor, with amino-acid sequence MKLLLIEDEQSLRESILTYFSAEGNICELAVDFQSAMDKISLYQYDCILLDLTLPGGEGMEILRALKKLNKKDGVLIISARHSLDDKVDGLNLGADDYLVKPFHLSELQARVTAIVRRKSFDGNNTVVFNEISIDTLAMKAMVKDRVLNLTKKEFDLLIYFTSNQRKVITKNAIAEHLWGDEIDLSDDFDFIYTHIKNLRKKLIEAGSRDYIKSMYGVGYKFENI; translated from the coding sequence ATGAAATTACTATTAATTGAAGATGAGCAATCGCTCCGCGAAAGTATACTTACCTATTTTAGCGCAGAGGGAAATATCTGTGAATTGGCGGTCGACTTCCAATCTGCGATGGATAAAATTAGCCTTTACCAATATGATTGTATCTTATTAGACCTTACCTTGCCTGGAGGCGAGGGCATGGAGATTCTGCGTGCACTAAAGAAATTGAACAAGAAAGATGGAGTATTGATCATTTCTGCAAGGCACTCATTGGATGATAAGGTAGATGGTCTAAATCTTGGAGCAGATGATTATCTGGTGAAACCTTTTCATCTTTCAGAGTTGCAGGCGCGGGTAACTGCCATTGTGCGCAGAAAAAGTTTTGATGGTAATAATACTGTTGTATTTAATGAAATTAGCATTGATACGCTAGCTATGAAAGCGATGGTCAAAGATCGTGTGTTAAATCTGACCAAGAAAGAATTTGACCTGCTCATCTATTTTACCTCTAATCAGCGGAAGGTGATTACCAAGAACGCAATTGCGGAACATCTATGGGGAGATGAGATTGACTTGTCAGATGATTTCGATTTTATCTATACCCATATTAAAAATCTTCGTAAAAAACTGATCGAAGCCGGCAGTAGAGATTATATCAAATCAATGTATGGGGTAGGATATAAATTTGAGAATATATGA
- a CDS encoding efflux RND transporter periplasmic adaptor subunit: protein MKSILLLSTAVFLFGCAAEPATEIAAPAPSLPVISISQSAETTYSEYPASLQGAVDLEIRPQVGGALEQIYVNEGALVHAGQPLFKINALPFLEQLNNAKANQRAAEAAVLNAQLEVDKLIPLVQNKVVSDFQLKTAKTAHQIALANVAQAKASVGTAQINMGYTLIKAPVSGYIGRLPKKQGSLVSPTDPLPLTNLSDVHEIRVYFSLGEADFINFKAKYPSAAAAGNLKNLAPVSLILSDNSVYAQQGKIDMIDGQFDKNTGSITLRASFPNSAGLLRSGNTGKVRLSLEHNDAMLVPQSATVEVQDKVFVYTVDQHNKVAKQPIKVIGTSGTNYLIIDGLKSGDRIVSKGFEILKDGDAIVPEASTEKTPKIAAN from the coding sequence ATGAAATCTATACTTTTACTCTCAACAGCAGTATTTTTATTCGGATGTGCTGCTGAACCTGCCACAGAAATTGCAGCTCCTGCACCATCATTACCAGTGATTTCTATTAGTCAATCTGCGGAAACGACTTACTCTGAATATCCTGCATCATTACAAGGTGCGGTAGATCTAGAAATTCGTCCTCAAGTTGGAGGTGCACTAGAACAGATTTATGTAAATGAAGGCGCACTGGTTCATGCCGGACAACCTTTATTTAAAATTAATGCACTTCCTTTCTTAGAACAGTTAAACAATGCCAAAGCAAATCAGCGTGCCGCAGAAGCAGCAGTACTAAATGCACAGCTGGAAGTCGATAAGCTAATTCCTTTGGTACAAAATAAAGTAGTCTCTGATTTTCAGTTGAAAACAGCTAAGACGGCTCATCAAATTGCGCTGGCTAATGTGGCACAAGCAAAAGCCAGTGTGGGAACAGCTCAGATTAATATGGGATATACGCTGATTAAAGCCCCTGTGAGTGGTTACATTGGACGTTTACCAAAAAAACAGGGCAGCTTAGTTTCGCCAACAGACCCTTTGCCTTTGACAAATCTGTCTGATGTGCATGAAATACGGGTTTACTTTTCTCTAGGGGAGGCTGATTTTATAAACTTTAAAGCGAAGTACCCATCGGCTGCTGCTGCTGGAAACCTTAAAAACTTAGCTCCGGTATCTTTGATTTTATCGGATAACAGTGTATATGCACAACAAGGCAAAATTGATATGATCGACGGGCAGTTTGATAAAAACACCGGGTCTATTACACTTAGAGCAAGCTTTCCAAATTCCGCTGGACTATTGAGATCTGGGAATACAGGAAAAGTAAGGTTGAGCCTGGAGCATAATGATGCCATGCTGGTTCCACAATCTGCCACAGTAGAAGTACAGGACAAAGTATTTGTATACACAGTGGATCAGCATAATAAAGTAGCCAAACAGCCGATTAAAGTAATCGGCACCAGTGGCACAAATTACCTCATTATAGATGGATTAAAATCGGGCGATCGCATTGTTTCTAAAGGATTTGAAATTCTGAAAGATGGAGATGCCATTGTTCCGGAAGCATCCACTGAAAAAACACCAAAAATTGCCGCTAACTAA